A single window of Mycobacterium sp. ITM-2016-00318 DNA harbors:
- the rplA gene encoding 50S ribosomal protein L1 produces MSKSSKAYREAAEKVDRERLYSPLEAAKLAKETSSKKQDATVEVAVRLGVDPRKADQMVRGTVNLPHGTGKTARVAVFAVGDKAEEAKAAGADEVGSDDLIEKIQGGFLDFDAAIATPDQMAKVGRIARILGPRGLMPNPKTGTVTPDVTKAVNDIKGGKINFRVDKQANLHFVIGKASFDEKSLAENYGAAIDEILRAKPSSSKGRYLKKIVVSTTTGPGIPVDPSVTRNFAEA; encoded by the coding sequence ATGAGCAAGAGCAGCAAGGCATATCGCGAAGCCGCTGAGAAGGTGGACCGGGAGCGGCTGTACTCGCCGCTCGAGGCCGCCAAGCTGGCCAAGGAGACCTCGTCGAAGAAGCAGGATGCGACCGTCGAGGTCGCCGTCCGCCTCGGCGTCGACCCCCGCAAGGCCGACCAGATGGTCCGCGGCACCGTCAACCTGCCGCACGGCACCGGTAAGACGGCGCGCGTCGCGGTGTTCGCCGTCGGCGACAAGGCCGAGGAGGCCAAGGCCGCAGGCGCCGACGAGGTCGGCAGCGACGACCTGATCGAGAAGATCCAGGGCGGCTTCCTGGACTTCGACGCCGCGATCGCCACCCCCGACCAGATGGCCAAAGTGGGCCGCATCGCCCGCATCCTCGGGCCGCGCGGCCTGATGCCGAACCCCAAGACGGGCACGGTCACGCCGGATGTCACCAAGGCGGTCAACGACATCAAGGGCGGCAAGATCAACTTCCGCGTCGACAAGCAGGCCAACCTGCACTTCGTCATCGGCAAGGCGTCCTTCGACGAGAAGTCGCTCGCCGAGAACTACGGCGCCGCGATCGACGAGATCCTGCGGGCCAAGCCGTCGTCGTCGAAGGGGCGCTACCTGAAGAAGATCGTCGTTTCGACCACCACCGGGCCCGGCATTCCCGTCGACCCGTCGGTCACGCGCAACTTCGCCGAGGCCTGA
- a CDS encoding M15 family metallopeptidase: MRALAAAFVAPAVLLAPTAGAAPATAEQAGFVDIRSVVPDAVVDLKYATPDNVVGRPLYPADAHCLVHESLAPGLAKAAQAFRARGAKVVFWDCYRPHAVQAELYDAVPDPNWVARPGTSARSHESGRSVDVTLADAHYGWPIDMGTGFDDFSSKAKAFATDGVTPEQQANRKWLRDGMSAGGLAVYSGEWWHFDGPDAGVGQPILDVPLT; this comes from the coding sequence ATGCGAGCGCTCGCAGCGGCTTTCGTCGCGCCGGCGGTACTGCTGGCACCCACTGCGGGTGCTGCGCCCGCGACGGCGGAACAGGCCGGCTTCGTCGACATCCGCAGCGTCGTCCCCGACGCCGTCGTCGACCTGAAGTACGCGACGCCCGACAACGTCGTCGGCAGGCCGCTGTATCCGGCCGACGCGCACTGCCTCGTGCACGAATCGCTGGCACCGGGACTCGCGAAGGCCGCCCAGGCGTTTCGGGCCCGCGGCGCGAAGGTGGTGTTCTGGGACTGCTACCGTCCGCATGCCGTTCAGGCTGAACTGTATGACGCCGTGCCCGACCCGAATTGGGTCGCGCGGCCGGGGACATCCGCCCGCAGCCACGAATCGGGCCGCTCGGTCGACGTGACGCTCGCCGACGCGCACTACGGTTGGCCGATCGACATGGGCACCGGCTTCGACGACTTCTCCTCGAAGGCAAAGGCTTTCGCGACCGACGGTGTCACGCCCGAGCAGCAGGCCAACAGGAAGTGGCTGCGCGACGGCATGAGCGCGGGAGGCCTTGCGGTCTACTCGGGGGAGTGGTGGCACTTCGACGGACCCGACGCCGGCGTGGGTCAGCCGATCCTCGATGTTCCGCTGACCTGA
- a CDS encoding cyclopropane mycolic acid synthase family methyltransferase — protein MKSDQLTPRFDEVQHHYDLSDDFYRLFLDATQTYSCAYFERDDMTLEEAQIAKIDLALSKLDLQPGMTLLDIGCGWGATMRRAVEKYDVNVVGLTLSQNQAEHVQRSFDEMDSPRTKRVLLEGWERFDEPIDRIVSIGAFEHFGSDRYRAFFTKAYDLLPENGVMLLHTIVRATLEERRRRGVQTTAELVHFSRFILTEIFPGGWLPTIPVVEEHSVRVGFEVSRVQSLQLHYAKTLDIWAAALESKREDAIAIQSQEVYNRYMKYLRGCADLFRRGVIDVCQFTLTK, from the coding sequence ATGAAGTCAGACCAACTCACACCGCGCTTTGACGAGGTGCAGCACCACTACGACCTCTCCGATGACTTCTATCGACTGTTCCTCGATGCGACGCAGACCTACAGTTGCGCCTACTTCGAGCGCGACGACATGACATTGGAAGAGGCGCAGATAGCGAAGATCGACCTCGCGCTGAGCAAACTGGACCTGCAACCGGGTATGACGTTGCTGGACATCGGCTGCGGGTGGGGTGCCACGATGCGCCGCGCCGTGGAGAAGTACGACGTGAACGTCGTGGGACTGACGTTGTCCCAGAACCAGGCCGAGCACGTGCAGCGCTCGTTCGACGAGATGGACAGCCCGCGAACCAAGCGGGTCCTGCTCGAGGGTTGGGAGCGGTTCGACGAACCAATCGACCGCATCGTGTCCATCGGCGCGTTCGAACACTTCGGAAGCGACCGCTACAGAGCGTTTTTCACCAAGGCCTATGACCTGCTCCCCGAAAACGGCGTGATGCTGCTGCACACGATCGTCAGGGCCACGTTGGAGGAACGCAGGCGCAGAGGCGTGCAGACCACCGCGGAGTTGGTGCACTTCTCGCGCTTCATTCTGACCGAGATCTTCCCCGGCGGCTGGCTGCCGACGATTCCGGTCGTCGAGGAACACTCGGTGCGCGTCGGGTTCGAGGTTTCGCGGGTGCAGTCGCTGCAGCTGCACTATGCGAAAACTCTCGACATCTGGGCCGCCGCATTGGAATCCAAGCGGGAGGACGCGATAGCGATCCAGTCGCAGGAGGTCTACAACCGCTACATGAAGTACCTGAGGGGCTGCGCGGACCTGTTTCGCCGGGGCGTCATCGACGTCTGCCAGTTCACTCTGACGAAGTAG